The nucleotide sequence TGTAAATTGCAATTCTGGTCAGAAAGATTTTGCTCACCTGTTCTTTTCATTTCCCTTTGCGATTCAAGTATGGACAAGGGCCGGTTTATGGACTGATATTGATTTTTCTGTTGCTACTGCTCATACGGCTGAAGAGGCTATTTTTTCACTTGTGCAGAATCTCTCTACTGTGTAGGAAAAACAGATGGTTATGCTATTATGGAGTTTATGGAAACACCGTAATTTAAAGGTTTGGGAGGATGTTACGGAGTCATGTGCAGCTGTGATTGAAAGAGCTAAATTTATGCTAGATGATTGGGAGTTTGCTAACAGTTTGCGAACAGATATGCAGCCCGCAACTCAGCCTGCACCACACGGTCTGCAGCAACAGGCTGCTGCTGTGAACAGTTCAGCTGCTGTTCTTGCGGCATCTGCTACTGCTGAACCGCAACAGATCAAATGGCAGCCCCCTGCGAGTGGTCGTTTGAAATGTAACGTTGTCGCGGCTTTTTCTATCCCCCATAACCGCACCGGTGTTGGCATTTGCTTGCGAGACGACGAAGGGACTTTTGTCCTTGCCAAAACTGTGAACTTTGAAGGTGTGTACTCTGTTGAGGTGGGAGATGTAACACCCGTTTTctcaacttgaaattttttacataataatcagagtattcgacttaaacaggatgtcacacttctttaaaagataaatagagtaaaattactatttattcaaaacatcttttatcaataattcaaattacatcgcagcggaaaacatttcattattcaacaaaatggcACTACGTCCTCAACATAAACAGcttcttaaaaatttcatttcaaatggTTCATCAgcattaatattaataataatacgtaacaaatggaaaacaacacaaatatcctcatcccgttacgtatcatagcgaccctaagacgacgcgtgagagagtcaaTTGATATCAGCAGCTAatcctggttatctgcacgttacccacgtagagacaacattcaaacagaaggggtgagatttcacattcaataataataagcatataattctttaaaagaatttaacaacacataacaacatTTATTCATCATTAGTaaaactaataaacaataatttaagttagagaatttatcaacacaatgcaacaacaaatcatcatcaacaatggttcacataatttctcaataacaacattaattatttcgacAACTTGACGACGCGACGACAACACCGACAACTCGACATCAACGACAATGCAACGACAAAAAcatcaacttgacaatgcaacGACAACTACTtaaacatgcatgtggtaccaatcagggcaacaagcccccaacttatagagcacaaaagggctcacagggcatcaagcccacAACTTATAGAGCACaaaaaggctcacagggcatcaagccctcaacttaatatgaatgattatacattcaacagggcatcaagccctcaactttaatgagtatgcaaggactcagcaaccaacaactttaacaacttagacaactttatcgacatcgacaacaacttacaatTTCGCATCATAATACCATAGTTCataaattatgaacaacatcatgtaacatcatattcatcaacatataccttcatataatacttcatcaatcatgaacaacatcatataacatcatattcatcaacatatacattcatataataattcatcaatcatgaacaacatcataggacatcatattcattaacatatacattcatataatacttcatcaatcatgaacaacatcatataacatcatactcatcaacatatacattcatataataattcatcaattaaagatattcacgtcaaaccaagatagattcatcacaacataggttaaatactcttaaacaccttaattgaattCATAGTGCACAGgctttgaagtttggagacaatccataagttttgggttgaccTAGAAATAATTATGcgaaattttcataaaatttcactaagacctccttggagtattttcatcataactcaagaaccaaaaatcattttcaagtccaACCAAATCCACTagaaagctaactcaattatctacaactttcatgtttacaccaaaggccaattcaaaactgaaatgtgtgaaaaagacgcaagaacatgaaacagaacGTGCTGtgagagagcaactcgggaaaaacccatttttcaccccaaaatcccaattttaacttctctatgcccaaa is from Medicago truncatula cultivar Jemalong A17 chromosome 1, MtrunA17r5.0-ANR, whole genome shotgun sequence and encodes:
- the LOC112418541 gene encoding uncharacterized protein; its protein translation is MVMLLWSLWKHRNLKVWEDVTESCAAVIERAKFMLDDWEFANSLRTDMQPATQPAPHGLQQQAAAVNSSAAVLAASATAEPQQIKWQPPASGRLKCNVVAAFSIPHNRTGVGICLRDDEGTFVLAKTVNFEGVYSVEVGDVTPVFST